The Misgurnus anguillicaudatus chromosome 21, ASM2758022v2, whole genome shotgun sequence genome includes a window with the following:
- the smim20 gene encoding small integral membrane protein 20 → MSSNKRITLIFGGFVTAVAVAFYPIFFHPLTHSEDYKQIQKINRSGINQADVQPVGVKIWSDPFKPKS, encoded by the exons ATGTCCAGCAATAAGAGAATAACACTCATCTTTGGAGGTTTTGTTACAGCTGTCGCAGTGGCGTTTTATCCAATATTTTTTCATCCCCTCACTCACAGTGAAGACTACA AGCAGATACAGAAAATAAATCGATCAGGAATCAATCAAGCAGATGTGCAGCCTGTTG GTGTGAAGATCTGGTCCGATCCCTTCAAGCCAAAATCATGA